The proteins below are encoded in one region of Chloroflexota bacterium:
- a CDS encoding ATP-binding protein, giving the protein MTANVSRMRRTEQRYGLPTRWLLVVIGVLWLVLDPRASQPMLVAAYALFTFVATAFFATRWATHTRPALPIWICHGVDALFVTALIALDGGLTSPFYLLYPLLALQSLVFAADAPALVWLPFLYGPLYAGALFRAHGSLAFLTERFFLTRYLLLFLLTVAIAAISWAMSRRLQEVDQLRAALDARSRDLASQTQALQQTATDLRDRVLELRSLQEVAKALSATLYLNDTLRAIANRLRLLTGSPYCAVALLDGERRSLSILVSPDDTVGPASWPVSLENNPALLDAFQTGRSRVLTTEGASPRTGGTQPWPVAEVEVTPMTIRGESIGALLVGFDNTVPVDRRPRSLIESFAYFAATSIENARLYSNVAEKGRELEAVLAGIGDGVVVADTQGQLRLMNPVAARIFALDAPLVGAPLAEILPSSELLDLMEKTATSGEVSIRELPIPTAGLSADGEVRTFQALAAPIYSDTETGDQIGDVVTVLRDITAQKELERMKSNFLSVVSHELKTPLHSIKGFVDIILMGKTGPVTELQQDFLSTVQEQTGHLQRLIEDLLEFSRLESGQIRLRPVKVYTTDLVDTVVGKLTPLADSKQLMLHQDMPLDFPAIEADSMRLEQVLTNLVENAIKFTAEGGQVRIQGWDRGESVELSVVDTGIGIPPEEHERIFDRFYQVDSSVRRRYKGTGLGLTICKHIVNRHGGNIWVENANGSGSEFRFTLPKVFTKESAAEAALDFGGLPRS; this is encoded by the coding sequence ATGACAGCCAACGTCTCCCGCATGAGAAGGACCGAACAGCGCTACGGGCTCCCCACCAGGTGGCTGTTGGTGGTCATTGGGGTGCTCTGGCTGGTACTCGATCCCAGGGCTTCCCAGCCCATGCTGGTTGCTGCCTACGCGTTGTTCACTTTTGTCGCCACGGCGTTTTTTGCGACCAGATGGGCAACCCATACCAGGCCAGCGTTGCCCATCTGGATCTGTCACGGCGTGGACGCGCTCTTCGTCACCGCTCTGATCGCGCTGGACGGCGGGCTGACCAGCCCTTTCTACCTGCTCTATCCCCTGCTGGCATTGCAATCGCTTGTGTTTGCAGCGGACGCGCCAGCGCTGGTATGGTTGCCATTCCTGTATGGCCCTCTTTACGCGGGAGCCTTGTTCCGGGCCCACGGCTCCCTGGCCTTCCTGACCGAACGCTTTTTCCTCACCCGCTATCTGCTCTTGTTCCTGCTGACGGTCGCCATCGCCGCAATCAGCTGGGCCATGAGTCGCCGTCTGCAGGAAGTTGACCAGCTGCGCGCTGCCCTGGATGCCCGCAGTCGGGACCTGGCCAGCCAGACCCAGGCCCTGCAACAAACTGCCACCGATCTGCGGGACCGGGTGCTGGAACTGCGGTCCCTCCAGGAAGTAGCCAAGGCGCTGTCCGCCACCCTCTACCTCAACGATACCCTGCGGGCCATTGCTAACAGGTTGCGCCTGCTCACAGGCTCGCCCTACTGCGCTGTGGCGCTGCTGGATGGCGAAAGGCGATCCCTGAGCATCCTCGTGTCGCCCGACGACACGGTAGGGCCCGCCAGTTGGCCCGTTTCACTGGAGAATAACCCGGCGCTGCTCGACGCGTTCCAGACTGGTCGGAGTCGCGTGCTGACTACGGAGGGTGCGAGCCCGCGCACCGGTGGCACTCAACCCTGGCCCGTCGCCGAGGTGGAAGTAACGCCCATGACGATTCGTGGAGAGTCCATCGGCGCTCTCCTGGTTGGATTCGACAACACGGTGCCGGTCGACAGACGGCCGCGCAGCCTGATCGAAAGCTTCGCCTACTTCGCTGCCACCTCCATAGAAAATGCCCGCCTGTACAGCAATGTTGCCGAAAAAGGGCGCGAGCTGGAAGCGGTGTTGGCGGGCATTGGCGACGGCGTGGTCGTAGCAGATACCCAGGGGCAGCTAAGATTGATGAACCCCGTCGCCGCCCGGATATTCGCCCTGGATGCCCCGCTGGTTGGCGCGCCGCTGGCTGAGATTCTGCCCAGCAGCGAATTGCTCGATCTGATGGAAAAAACGGCCACTTCGGGAGAGGTGAGTATTCGAGAATTGCCCATTCCCACGGCGGGGCTCAGCGCCGACGGTGAAGTGCGTACCTTTCAGGCCCTGGCGGCCCCGATCTACAGCGACACCGAAACCGGCGATCAGATCGGTGACGTCGTAACCGTCTTGCGCGACATCACCGCGCAGAAGGAATTGGAGCGCATGAAATCCAACTTCCTCTCGGTGGTATCGCACGAGCTCAAGACCCCCCTTCACTCGATCAAGGGCTTCGTCGATATCATCCTGATGGGCAAAACTGGCCCGGTGACCGAGCTGCAGCAGGACTTTTTGAGTACCGTGCAGGAGCAGACCGGTCATCTGCAACGCCTCATCGAGGACCTGCTGGAATTTAGCCGCTTGGAGTCGGGACAGATTCGGCTGCGACCTGTGAAGGTCTACACCACCGATCTGGTGGATACTGTTGTTGGCAAGCTGACGCCCCTGGCCGACAGCAAGCAGCTTATGCTCCATCAGGACATGCCATTGGATTTCCCCGCCATCGAGGCTGACTCCATGCGGCTGGAACAGGTGCTGACAAACCTGGTGGAAAATGCCATCAAGTTTACAGCAGAGGGGGGCCAGGTCCGCATACAAGGGTGGGACCGGGGAGAATCGGTGGAGCTTTCTGTAGTTGATACCGGTATCGGTATCCCTCCAGAGGAACACGAGAGGATTTTCGATCGCTTTTATCAGGTGGATAGCAGCGTCCGCAGGCGTTACAAGGGCACAGGCCTGGGGCTGACCATCTGCAAACACATTGTCAACCGCCATGGTGGAAACATCTGGGTGGAAAATGCTAACGGGTCCGGTAGTGAATTCCGGTTCACCTTGCCCAAGGTTTTCACCAAGGAAAGCGCCGCCGAGGCCGCCCTGGATTTTGGGGGTCTGCCGCGATCTTAG
- a CDS encoding DegV family protein, which produces MAKASEQRIAVVTDSTADLPPDVAEANNIHVIPLTVIMGDKTWLDGVELDATSFYQLLQTSSDHPSTSQPNVAAFESLFSELARTHDGIVAVLISEELSGTLASARGAQQNLPDLPLKIIDTRSVSSGIGLIALAAAREAAAGGDLDSVAQAASSLVDKMVFYFMVDTLEYLHRGGRIGTAGKLLGSVLNLKPILQVKDGIVQPLTRVRTRQKALAKLMELMAEQIGPDSKLHLGVFHAADPQAGERLQKELEERFKPVEMLFSQVGPVVGAHVGPGTVGVAFYVE; this is translated from the coding sequence ATGGCAAAAGCTTCTGAGCAACGAATCGCTGTTGTTACCGACAGCACCGCAGATTTGCCTCCGGATGTGGCAGAAGCTAACAATATCCACGTTATACCCCTGACGGTGATCATGGGTGACAAAACATGGCTCGATGGCGTCGAGTTGGACGCGACCTCTTTCTACCAGTTATTGCAGACATCTTCTGATCATCCGAGCACGTCCCAGCCCAACGTGGCAGCCTTTGAGAGCCTTTTTTCCGAACTGGCCAGAACCCACGATGGTATCGTGGCGGTACTCATCTCCGAGGAACTGAGTGGTACCCTCGCGTCAGCCCGTGGGGCTCAGCAGAACTTGCCTGATTTGCCGCTCAAAATCATCGACACGCGAAGTGTGTCTTCCGGCATTGGCCTGATTGCTTTGGCGGCAGCGCGCGAAGCAGCAGCCGGTGGTGATCTGGATTCGGTGGCTCAGGCAGCAAGTTCTCTGGTTGATAAAATGGTTTTTTATTTCATGGTGGATACGTTGGAGTATCTTCACCGCGGTGGGCGCATTGGCACGGCAGGCAAACTGCTGGGCTCAGTGCTCAATCTCAAGCCAATCCTCCAGGTCAAGGATGGCATCGTGCAACCCCTGACACGGGTTAGAACTCGGCAAAAAGCGCTGGCGAAGCTCATGGAACTGATGGCCGAACAGATTGGGCCCGACAGCAAACTGCATCTCGGGGTGTTTCATGCAGCGGACCCTCAGGCCGGTGAGCGTTTGCAGAAAGAACTGGAAGAACGCTTCAAACCAGTTGAGATGCTTTTTTCCCAGGTGGGCCCGGTCGTTGGTGCCCATGTTGGCCCCGGTACCGTTGGCGTGGCATTTTACGTAGAGTAG
- a CDS encoding PQQ-dependent sugar dehydrogenase: MHRTLRWMACLIALAALGVACTGETVPTLSSTQARLVAPTATPDSTAAGVAAPAAVLTVGPTLEATSASLLAGTPTFTPPPVPQPMATPTSIPFDPSQVELELAEVLTGLDAPLFVTHAADGSGHLFIVEKGGVIQIAAGNELREQPFLDITDRVGSSASEQGLLGLAFHPGFGENGRFFLYYTDGNGDTVIASYLANKDRTAGDPQSEVVLLTVAQPAGNHNGGMLAFGPDGYLYAGLGDGGAANDRYENGQNRASLLGAILRIDVTDSHRYVVPGDNPFVDVAGARPEIWSYGLRNPWRFSFDRLTGDLLIGDVGQNSWEEINFQAAGSPGGENYGWPIMEGNHCFGEDECDSDGLVLPATDYPHSQGCSVTGGYVYRGRAQPSLAGAYFYGDYCTGRIWALSRGIDGQWQSVELADTDLQISSFGETEDGQVLVVDYGGSVYRVTDR, translated from the coding sequence ATGCATAGAACCTTGCGGTGGATGGCTTGCCTGATTGCCCTCGCAGCGCTGGGTGTTGCCTGTACCGGTGAGACGGTTCCCACTCTTTCCTCGACGCAGGCCAGGTTAGTCGCGCCCACCGCTACCCCAGACTCGACCGCTGCGGGTGTTGCTGCACCCGCAGCGGTTTTGACCGTGGGCCCAACGCTGGAAGCAACGAGCGCGTCATTGCTTGCCGGCACTCCGACATTCACGCCACCACCGGTTCCTCAGCCGATGGCAACGCCGACCTCGATCCCTTTTGATCCATCACAGGTGGAACTGGAACTGGCTGAGGTATTGACCGGGCTGGATGCGCCCCTCTTCGTCACCCATGCGGCTGATGGCAGCGGACACCTGTTTATCGTGGAGAAGGGAGGGGTTATCCAGATTGCCGCCGGGAATGAACTGCGCGAACAGCCTTTCCTCGATATCACGGACCGGGTTGGGAGCAGCGCCAGCGAGCAGGGACTTCTGGGATTGGCCTTCCATCCCGGATTCGGCGAGAATGGCCGATTCTTCCTTTATTACACCGATGGGAATGGTGATACGGTCATTGCCAGCTACCTGGCCAACAAAGACCGCACTGCCGGCGATCCGCAGAGTGAGGTGGTTCTGCTGACCGTTGCACAGCCCGCCGGCAATCACAATGGAGGCATGTTGGCCTTTGGTCCCGATGGCTATCTCTATGCAGGGTTGGGCGACGGTGGCGCAGCCAACGATCGCTATGAAAACGGCCAGAATCGCGCCAGCCTCCTGGGCGCGATTCTGAGGATAGACGTGACAGATAGCCATCGTTACGTCGTGCCTGGCGACAATCCCTTCGTCGATGTGGCCGGGGCGCGTCCGGAGATATGGAGCTACGGCTTGCGCAATCCCTGGCGCTTTTCCTTCGATCGACTTACCGGCGATCTGCTGATCGGCGACGTAGGCCAGAACAGTTGGGAGGAGATCAACTTCCAGGCGGCCGGCAGTCCGGGAGGTGAGAACTACGGCTGGCCAATCATGGAAGGCAATCATTGTTTTGGGGAGGACGAGTGCGACAGCGATGGGTTGGTTCTGCCCGCAACCGACTATCCTCACAGCCAGGGGTGTTCCGTTACCGGTGGTTACGTCTATCGCGGGAGGGCGCAGCCCAGTCTTGCAGGCGCCTATTTCTACGGGGATTACTGTACCGGCAGGATTTGGGCGCTGAGTCGGGGTATCGATGGTCAGTGGCAGTCGGTCGAGCTTGCCGATACCGACCTGCAGATCAGCTCCTTTGGGGAGACGGAAGATGGCCAGGTGTTGGTGGTTGACTACGGCGGCAGCGTGTACCGGGTGACCGATCGCTAG
- a CDS encoding AAA family ATPase, with the protein MTPPNLFDHRREKLIQQEQPLAARMRPRTLDEFVGQGHIVGPGRLLRRAIQADQLSSVIFYGPPGTGKTTLAMVIANTTQAHFIAINAVLGGVKDIRNAIAVAQDQRGIHGRKTILFVDEVHRFNKAQQDALLPWVENGTVILVGATTENPYFAVNRPLVSRSRIFQLKPLVEADLYAIARQALADRDRGYGRLPVELDENALDHLVNVANGDARAVLNALELAVETTPPNSNHGFPDTDQQIIRVTLAVAEESIQRRAVLYDKEGDYHFDTISAFIKSLRGSDPDAALYWLAKMVYAGEDPRFIFRRMLIFASEDVGLADPDALTVVVSAATAFDRVGLPEGRFHLSQATLYLATAAKSNSTMGFFDALNAVEQEREAEVPTHLRDASRDSEGFGHGEGYLYPHAYRDHWVAQQYLPESLQGKVFYQPGDQGAEAGIKAEVQRHREAQLAAMVEGDGIGPPEILTFSGDRVARQRDQWLQRTVSGTGQRLGAVRDRVLDVAGLQRHSVVLDLNAGSGLLTWEALRRVPEGGVYALARGADGQALAQQANRLGAAEQPIILQGELADLKDLLASSELDSQAFDAIVGRNALGSLDEKMTMVSFLGSLLAEDGVLSLVETVPVYTQRLYELLDRTALDSDLVAALVEAEEAIYRRDDDPMVNWNEEDLRAALDGGNLTGEVVLKPEQRELIISQAMLDRWFQPSSDEKRPSYRDHLARTLTADDLKTVQKAFRLQLSNATVSWSGANAFLKAGR; encoded by the coding sequence ATGACACCCCCCAACCTCTTTGACCATCGCCGGGAAAAGTTGATCCAGCAGGAACAGCCCCTGGCAGCCCGCATGCGGCCCCGCACCCTGGATGAGTTCGTCGGCCAGGGACACATCGTTGGGCCTGGCCGACTCTTGCGCCGTGCCATCCAGGCCGATCAGCTGAGCAGTGTGATATTTTACGGTCCACCGGGCACCGGCAAGACCACCCTGGCCATGGTCATTGCCAACACGACCCAGGCCCACTTCATCGCCATTAACGCTGTCCTGGGGGGAGTCAAGGACATTCGCAACGCCATTGCCGTAGCTCAGGACCAACGGGGCATACATGGGCGCAAAACCATTCTCTTTGTAGACGAAGTGCATCGCTTCAACAAAGCCCAGCAAGACGCCCTGTTGCCGTGGGTGGAGAACGGCACTGTCATTCTGGTCGGCGCTACCACGGAGAATCCCTACTTCGCGGTCAACCGGCCGTTGGTCAGCCGAAGCCGAATTTTCCAGCTCAAGCCACTGGTCGAAGCCGACCTGTATGCCATCGCCCGGCAGGCACTGGCCGACCGGGATCGCGGTTACGGCAGGCTCCCGGTTGAACTCGACGAGAACGCACTGGATCACCTGGTCAATGTTGCCAACGGGGATGCCCGCGCCGTGCTCAATGCGCTGGAACTGGCTGTGGAGACGACTCCGCCAAACAGCAATCACGGATTTCCGGATACCGATCAGCAGATCATCCGCGTCACCCTTGCCGTCGCCGAGGAGTCGATCCAGCGTCGGGCGGTGCTCTACGACAAAGAGGGCGACTACCACTTTGATACGATCAGCGCCTTCATCAAGTCGTTGCGGGGATCGGATCCGGATGCGGCGCTCTACTGGCTGGCCAAGATGGTCTACGCCGGGGAAGATCCCAGGTTCATCTTCCGGCGCATGTTGATCTTTGCCAGCGAAGATGTGGGCCTGGCCGATCCTGACGCATTGACCGTTGTTGTCTCTGCGGCAACGGCGTTCGACCGGGTTGGCCTGCCCGAAGGTCGTTTTCATCTTTCCCAGGCAACACTCTACCTGGCGACGGCGGCCAAGTCCAACTCCACGATGGGCTTTTTCGATGCTCTGAACGCCGTGGAGCAGGAACGGGAGGCCGAGGTGCCCACCCACTTGCGGGATGCCAGCAGGGACAGCGAGGGCTTCGGGCATGGCGAGGGCTATCTCTATCCCCACGCCTATCGGGATCACTGGGTGGCACAGCAGTACCTGCCCGAATCGCTGCAAGGCAAGGTTTTTTATCAGCCGGGCGATCAAGGCGCGGAGGCCGGCATCAAGGCGGAAGTACAACGGCACAGGGAGGCCCAGCTGGCTGCCATGGTCGAGGGGGATGGGATTGGTCCGCCGGAGATTTTGACCTTTTCCGGTGATCGAGTCGCACGGCAGCGCGACCAATGGCTGCAGCGAACCGTCAGCGGGACCGGCCAGCGGCTTGGCGCTGTGCGCGATCGGGTATTGGATGTGGCCGGATTACAACGTCACTCGGTCGTGCTGGATTTGAATGCCGGCAGTGGTCTGCTGACATGGGAGGCCCTGCGCCGGGTGCCCGAGGGGGGCGTCTATGCGCTGGCCCGCGGTGCCGATGGGCAGGCCCTGGCGCAACAGGCCAATCGTCTGGGTGCCGCGGAACAACCGATCATCTTGCAGGGCGAGCTGGCCGATCTCAAGGATCTGCTGGCGTCCAGCGAGCTTGATTCGCAGGCTTTCGACGCTATCGTGGGCAGGAATGCCCTCGGCTCGCTTGATGAAAAGATGACCATGGTCAGTTTTTTAGGATCGCTGCTGGCAGAGGATGGGGTACTCAGCCTGGTCGAGACGGTGCCGGTCTATACCCAGCGGCTCTATGAGCTACTGGACAGGACAGCCCTGGACTCTGATCTGGTTGCTGCGCTGGTTGAGGCTGAGGAGGCGATTTACCGGCGTGACGATGATCCCATGGTCAACTGGAACGAAGAAGACCTGCGGGCCGCTCTCGACGGGGGAAATCTGACGGGCGAGGTGGTGCTCAAACCGGAGCAGCGGGAGCTAATCATCTCGCAGGCCATGCTCGATCGTTGGTTTCAGCCCTCTTCCGACGAAAAACGCCCGAGCTACCGTGACCATCTTGCCCGGACATTGACGGCTGACGACCTGAAAACTGTGCAGAAGGCATTTCGGCTCCAGCTCAGCAATGCCACCGTTAGCTGGTCCGGTGCTAATGCTTTCCTCAAGGCCGGAAGGTGA
- a CDS encoding amino acid ABC transporter permease, producing the protein MSVNAQTVPTIDRKGSISSLLRRPPYWLIFIIILGLIFIWKIISDEDYTVIFQAVVKGVGITIKVSVIAYALSMALGLLIALMRVSHRRVLQEISTFYVEVIRGLPMLVLLYFIVFAGAPAMAQAVNAVGEFLLGLGILTGLGQALAGVQVRDFDFTTRVIIALTIGYSAFLSEVFRAGIESIERGQMEAARSLGMSNWQAMRYVILPQAVRRVLPPLGNNFIAMLKDSSLVSVMGVADITFQGKVYAASTFKFFETYNVVGFLYLIMTIGLALAVRAVERHMSTSE; encoded by the coding sequence ATGAGTGTCAACGCTCAGACCGTACCTACGATTGACCGCAAGGGCTCGATAAGCAGCCTGCTGCGGCGTCCACCCTACTGGTTGATCTTCATTATCATCCTGGGGCTGATTTTCATCTGGAAGATCATCAGCGACGAGGATTATACGGTCATTTTCCAGGCGGTCGTAAAGGGTGTTGGCATCACGATCAAGGTTTCGGTGATCGCATACGCCCTCTCGATGGCGTTGGGGTTGCTGATTGCCTTGATGCGGGTATCACACAGACGCGTGCTGCAGGAAATCTCGACCTTCTACGTCGAGGTCATCCGCGGTTTGCCGATGTTGGTGCTGCTCTATTTCATCGTCTTCGCCGGAGCGCCAGCGATGGCTCAGGCTGTCAACGCCGTGGGAGAATTCCTGCTGGGGTTGGGTATTCTGACTGGACTTGGGCAGGCGCTGGCCGGTGTACAGGTGCGCGATTTCGACTTCACCACAAGAGTCATCATTGCGCTGACCATCGGCTACAGCGCCTTTCTATCCGAGGTCTTCCGCGCAGGGATCGAGTCCATCGAACGTGGCCAGATGGAGGCTGCCCGTTCCCTGGGCATGTCCAACTGGCAGGCCATGCGCTATGTAATTCTTCCCCAGGCGGTTCGCCGGGTGCTGCCCCCGTTGGGAAACAACTTTATCGCCATGCTGAAGGACTCATCCCTGGTGTCGGTGATGGGAGTCGCGGATATCACCTTCCAGGGCAAGGTCTATGCAGCCAGCACCTTCAAGTTCTTCGAAACCTACAACGTGGTGGGCTTTCTCTACCTGATCATGACCATCGGCCTGGCTCTCGCCGTGCGCGCCGTGGAAAGGCACATGTCCACCAGCGAGTGA
- a CDS encoding transporter substrate-binding domain-containing protein, which translates to MTDPNQDDLYDSLPDLEGRTVVAVTGNDYVPLNFVDPKTGEAIGWEYDAINELCVRINCEVDWNVTAWDTMISAVRQGQFDIGMDGITITEERGEQVDFSIPYMTAEQFMLVGAGEDRFATPEEFAANDELLIGSQAGTTNFYVAVYDVLDGDESNPRIKLFETFGAAVQALLTGDVDMVLMDAASTKGYIGANPDQLEVIGEPLASENFGFIFTPDSDLVESFDQAIATMRVDGFFDHLSNKWFFAYDPTE; encoded by the coding sequence CTGACCGATCCGAACCAGGATGACCTTTACGACAGCCTGCCCGATCTGGAAGGCCGCACCGTTGTTGCGGTCACCGGCAACGACTACGTACCGCTGAACTTCGTCGATCCCAAGACCGGCGAGGCCATTGGCTGGGAGTATGACGCCATAAACGAGCTATGTGTGCGAATCAACTGTGAGGTCGACTGGAACGTGACCGCCTGGGACACCATGATCTCCGCCGTTCGCCAGGGCCAATTCGACATCGGCATGGATGGCATCACCATTACCGAGGAGCGGGGGGAACAGGTTGACTTCTCCATTCCCTACATGACCGCCGAGCAGTTCATGTTGGTCGGTGCCGGCGAAGATCGCTTCGCCACGCCGGAGGAATTTGCAGCCAACGATGAGTTGCTGATCGGTTCCCAGGCCGGCACCACCAACTTCTATGTTGCCGTCTACGACGTACTGGATGGCGACGAGTCCAACCCCCGCATCAAGCTCTTCGAGACCTTCGGCGCAGCCGTCCAGGCCTTGCTTACCGGCGACGTGGACATGGTGCTGATGGATGCTGCATCGACCAAGGGATACATCGGCGCCAATCCTGATCAACTGGAGGTGATTGGAGAGCCACTGGCGAGCGAAAACTTTGGCTTTATCTTCACACCAGACAGTGATCTGGTCGAAAGCTTCGACCAGGCCATCGCTACCATGCGCGTGGATGGTTTCTTTGATCACCTGAGCAACAAGTGGTTCTTTGCCTACGATCCAACCGAGTAG